The Gossypium arboreum isolate Shixiya-1 chromosome 6, ASM2569848v2, whole genome shotgun sequence DNA window ggaaaaataaataaattaaggaATTGTAGTACAgattgagaaaaagaaaataatagcAGGTGTGGTTAACGGTTTAGAAGAAATTGATGTCTCAACCGCCACTTTGAGTTGTCATTGTCCTAAATACCATTGGCCGTCCTAACAGGAACTGCTCATCTCTGCTGTGTCCCCCACCAACTGGGAGGCGCCTCGCTTCGCTTTCACGGACATAAGCACACTGCCGGCCGTTTTTAGCCTCTTCTTAAATGTTTTTAGCCGCAATCATGATGGTGctgatttctttattttcaaattataatgACCACACCgttgtaaattttttttaaggtgACGATGGAAGATATTAATGccgtgtatatgaaattatattcaAATTTAAGTTTTATCTAAaagttaacatatatatatatataaaagataatttatatttacatagtatttaaaaaattagatttaattcgtaaaatttgaaaattataaattaatttgattttttagaTATCTTAATACTATTAAAATACATTGACATTAGATTGACAACCAATAATATAGTGACACgtgacaaaaaattataaaattcatacatatatatatataactttttaCACATAGGCAAAGAACTTGAACACATGGATGTCTCAGTTCATTTGAATTTAAACAACCATTTATCTGGATTCATTCTAGACATACTTTTTTAGTATTTTAtgtacttaaaatttttttctataactTATCAACTTtcttatattattataaaatttaaatatacaaaatctaaaaataaaaatagtatttgACACTAGAGTAAATCGAAACTAGTTGTCCAGATGCATTGAATCTAGACAATCATTTATTTTGATTTGTTCCAAacatgtttttagtattttatattttttatttttcataaattatcattttgtattattattaaatttaaaatacataaatCTTTCATAGTTtataaaatttgatgttttatacaatatatatttttatttttatatatttggaaatatatattttatattttttataaaatttgatgtgaaataatatattgtataaatgtaagttttatatatttgtaatttcataataataaaatataatatttcataaaaataaaatatataaaattactcaaaaagcagatttgaaatgaatttggacaaaaattgtcCAGTTCAAATGTATCTAGACAATAGTTTGAGGTTTATTCTTGTgccaaataatatttttaatatttttgcaaacttatatattttatataatttttaaatgatatgttataaaaattaaaatatacaaaaaaataaaatgaaagaacAATATGTCTAGAATGAACTTGGACAAATAATTGTCTAGATTTAGATGAGCTTGGATAACCAATTTGTCTAAGTTCTTCTATGTGtaaaaaagttatatttttataaataaaaattcatgtTTTTACACGTGCTAATGTGAGGCAACCACATGTCACTATATTATTGGTCATCACTAGTGTCTCATCAGTGTATTTTAACAGTGTTAGTTAGGTACCAAAAAACAGCACCAGGTTGGCTTACGATTTTCAAGTTTAGGTACCAAGTAGGTACAAGTTGCCAAATTCAAATACATTTGCATATATTGATCCTATCTAAAAATCCACTCATTCTCTTTCTAACTACAATCCATTTTTGCTTGTATTTGAAGATTTGGGTTTTGTCTTCAAGATTTTTAATTGAGTGTTGAGAGCCATTGGAAGAGGAGGAGAAGAAAGTATATAGCATAGGTGTAGATGATTGAAGAAGAAAATCCCCTCTTAAGGCCAACGATAGGTATTTATAGTAGAGGGTAACCATTCCTTGGGTCTAAACGCATGGCCTATGCTTGTCTTGTCATGGTTAGCCACTTAGAGAGCATAGTAGACTTTTAGATAGGTGGTACTAAGATTAAAATGGATCAAATGAGACCCCATGCATGTGTGTTCCATGCAAAGGGGGATATGATATATGTCCTTGATGAGGTGGATAGATAATATACCATGTGTCAAGTGTAGGTATGCCCATGAGGGCCATAACCGATGAAGTGTTTTCTATAGGCTATATTATTACTCACGAGGTTGAGGCTAGGCGAGGTAAGGGTGGCAAGGTCTATTATGGCAAGGTATTGATAACAATTTCTTTCCCCCAATCAATGGTAAGGTTATAAAGTGACCTACCATGTTTGTTATGACAAGGTATTGATAACAATTGCCTACTCCCAATTGAGGGTAAGGTTATAAAAGTGACTTACCCTGAGACAATTGTTCTTCATGTTAGTTGAAGTAAACATGTGTGAAGTACAGGTGTGGTGAGGAGAAGGCTATTGGAAAAAAATTCGATTTAAAAACGGTTTTCtataataaagaaaaataaaagtttgAAAATCGAatcgatttgtgatatttatagcaataaacttttCTCAAAAAGTACATGTGCTTTGTATGAGATAGATCCTAAACGTTCTTGGCTTTCAACCGAATGACCTTCTCCGCTATTATCGTACCATGAATCACTTCGAATGATttattattttcaatagaaaagtaattatgttttaatagaaaccgatagaattgttatttctagaaatataatttatacttataaaataaattctcactattttcggACAGAATAATAATATTCCAAAATTGAATATTTTTAGCCAACCAATATCATGtatttatagggagagatagGAGAATATAGTTAAATTAGTAGAATATAAATACTATTTGTAGGATAATTTAACTAGGACTAAAAATAATTTTGCAATTCTAATTCCGTTTTCGACCAACCTAACTTTAGCAGGAGCAGAGCCCGCAAGCATTGCCAAATTAAGGACACTCGACAGCCCCAAAGTTTCCAGTTTCAAACATGGCCCCAAAGATCATTTTATTTTTGCTTATCAACAATAAAATATATAACAAAAAAACAGTTTCGAAtgattaaatatatatgtatatatacgcatcattatcatttcattttaattaaaacatatatatttattaatttttttatctgagggaattattatatttattaattatattttaagaaattaattcatttaatttttttaaaaaattaagttttcgCAAATAATACAATTATAATTGACAAATTCTACGAGGACAGGGCAGTGTCCACTCTGAACCAACCAACAAGGCCCTAGTCTTGCTGCCGAACCATCATCAAACTCTATAAGGATTCAAGGGTCAGTCCTTGAAGGCTAGAGCAAGAGAAGATCGACGTCCCAAGCCATGGCTGATTGATGTACCTTCATGgaaaacatgaaaaaaaattcATACTAACAATACTTGTAGGAttaaaataatcacaaaataGGAGGGGCaaaaagtttgaaagaagtatattaatACAATGATTAAGACCCAGGGTGGGGTGTATATAAAACCAAACCAACATCAGGATCAGCTATCCCATCTTAGTCCATAATTCCCTCACTCATTTAACTTCCTACCCTTCCTGTCTCTTGTTCCAGCTCTTTTCCTCTCTCAACCCACCCTTTTTTAAACCCCAAAAATTAGACACTCTTCACATAAATCTGACACACTCAAAGTCCTTAATCTAGTAACCAGCCATGGCAATGGCCATTGACAACGCCTTCGAGGTCGACTTCTATAGTAACAGCACCACTACGTCCATAACTGACGACAGCCCTGCCTGTACTTGGAACCACTGGGGATCCCCTGTTGTTGATTGGGATTCGTTTTCAAGCGACCCAGATGACTTTCAAGACCTCATTGAGTCCATGATGGATGATGGAACTGGGTTTGAGCTAGCTCGAGTCGCACATGAAACGAGTAACTCAGTCTCCATTGATACCATGGTTGTCGATGAAGAAACCAACGGTGATGAGGATTCCAAGGGGTTGAGGTTGATTCATCTGTTGATGGCCGCTGCTGAAGCGCTAGCGGGGGATAACAAGAGCCGTGAACTGGCTCGAGTGATATTGGTTCGGCTCAAGGAGTTGGTTTCCCCCAATGATGGAACCAACATGGAAAGGTTAGCTGCCTATTTTACCGAGGCCTTACAGGGTTTACTCGAAGGCTCCGGTGGTGGCCACGGGAAGCATTTAATAACCAATGGACCACACCACCACCGTGATGAGCATCATCATACTGACATGCTCTCTGCTTTTCAGCTGTTGCAAGACATGTCCCCGTATGTTAAATTTGGTCACTTTACGGCCAATCAAGCAATCCTGGAAGCAACGACTCATGATAGGAGGATCCACATAGTAGACTATGATGTCATGGAAGGGATCCAATGGGCGTCTTTGATGCAAGCCTTGGTGTCTAGGAAAGACGGACCACAAGCCCCGCATCTTAGGATCACGGCTATATCGAGATCCGGAAGTGGCCGACGATCGATCGGGACCATTCAAGAGACCGGTCGAAGATTGGTTGCATTTGCAGCCTCCATTGGGCAACCCTTTTCTTTCCATCAGTGTAGGCTGGACTCTGATGAAACGTTTAGACCCTCAACTTTGAAATTAGTTAGAGGAGAGCCGTTGATCATCAATTGTATGTTGCACTTGCCTCACTTTAGCTATCGAGCACCTGATTCAGTCGCTTCGTTTTTATCCGGGGCCAAGACCCTAAACCCACGCCTAGTGACCCTGGTGGAAGAAGAAGTCGGACCCATTGGAGATGGAGGGTTTGTGGGGCGATTCATGGACTCATTGCACCATTACTCCGCCGTCTACGACTCTCTAGAAGCCGGATTCCCTATGCAAAACCGTGCTCGGGGCTTGGTCGAAAGAGTATTTCTAGGGCCACGAATAGCTGGATCATTGGCCAGGATTTATCGAACTGGAGGAGAGGAAGAAAGCCGTGGTTGGTCAAAATGGTTAGCTACCATGGGATTCAAGTCTGTTAACATCAGCTTTGCCAATCATTGTCAAGCAAAATTACTGCTGGGCTTATTCAATGATGGATACAGAGTGGAGGAGTTGGCCAACAACAGGCTCGTTTTAGGATGGAAATCCAGGCGTTTGCTATCAGCTTCCATTTGGACTTCCCCACAGTGATTTGTAAAGAAAATTAGctgtctttttctttctctttcaccCCCATGGCATCGGTTTAAATTTTTAGCCCTTTTCAACAAAAATCTTAGACCACCTTTAGTTAAGGAATAAGCAAATCCCAAAAGTTTGTTCATAATCCATTGGTTTTAAGCTAATGCGGCTGTTTGTAAGAACATGAGCTTGTTTGTTGTCTTATTTGTTGTGTGTGcatgtttgaaaatgaaaaaaagaagtgGGTGAGGGAGAACGTACAAATATTTGTTGGCTATATTCTATGTGTCTCCTTCTGAGATTTTCCATTTCATTTTCCATCCGTCTCACCATGTTTTTCTTTCTTACAAAACTTTATTTTAGCTGACTATTGCATTCAGGTCGTATTTTGAGTCTTGTGcacaagaaaataatatttctATTTTAAAGATTTAACCTAAATTAACTTCAAATGTAATCATAAATCAGTATAATTATTGGATATTGTAAGatcttaaaaaaaatcaattaatataataaaatctaCTCCgattgaaggaaaagaaaatgtatgataattaaattattcTAACTTTTTCTCTTATAAGTACAATTCAAAAGGCATATCCCATGAATTTGGATACATCAAAATGGTAAGAATTTGAACCTCGACATTCGCAACTTTGGTAATTTTTTGTTTTGTCATATGGTTTTCTAGAagaacaaaactcaaaatcctgTTTTTCGAATTCATTTTTAAATGTTTGAAAGCAACAACTTGGTGAAGATAGACTTCTAGCTAGATGATGATCAAAATTTGCAGTAGATATATATGAAGTCTGAATTAACATAAAAAATGCCAAATCCTGTTGTAGATCAGATTGAAATCCAATCCAATCCAATGATTTATTTGatattattgatatatatatatatatatatatatatatatatgaagtaaATCTAGTTGTTCATAGCTGAGACTGGAATGGATCAAATGATCTGTTTATAATTCTCCCTCAAGAAAAGTGACTATAATTAGAAAGCATTAAGAGGTTATAAACTTTTGTTTAATGATAAGAAGTCTTGATTTAAACAAAAGAAGAAGGGTTGTTGAAAGAGAAGAGTATTGGTTGCATATGGTGGTTGGCAAATCCCTCTCCCCACATGGGTCTTGAATTAAAAGAGTATTTGAGTTCCTCAAAGAAGATTCCTAGAATGTGCCTTTCACAAGCCTACTTCATTAGTAATCTTATTTTGgatctttctttttaacatttaaatacatctATTATTCCATTATTTTAAAGAGAGCTAGCTACCTTTGCCATCCCACACTGCAAAAATATGCATTTCCATTgttgataaaaaaatttataagggAGTTTCAATTTTgttatttgaaaaaaataaaaaatatttttcttaaaaatttattaaaattacaaagactactttttataaaaatataccttttattttgttattgtgatttcaatttatacttttaaataatttgaCTTCATGAGTTATTAATTTACTCAATCCTTTTTTCATAATTGGATTATGTGTCATCTAATGGATTGAGCCTTAGTCACTGTTGTTGTTACAACAATGGGAGAAAGTGGATTCGAGCACGTTTAAGTGTATTTTTCTTCCGATTTAAAGGTTGGGAAGGGGCTATAAGTAAAAGTCGGTATTATCAAATATATATAAGTTTTACAATCTTTCATTTCTCTTTgtacgattaatattttaacaatcaaATTATTGGATTTATCAATGTAAATATACGTGTCATGCATGTAAATTTTCAAACTAATCTAATATTTctatcatatttatttaaaatattatatatatatcttaatatttattgaatagttacataaaacaaatagattaaaattttaatttagatcAAATTTGACCATTCATCTATTTTGATATTTCTTTTATaacatttttttgtttttttttaattttggttatttaaaCTTTTCTCGTATCGTTGATATTTGATTAACTTGTGATATCAACTcgattatgaattttatattgATGCATGTTAAAAGGTTAAGAGTTTATTTAAAGGGAGATTATTTAATGTATTGTCAATTTATGAGTATCATGCATTGTTAGTGAAAAAAAATGAGTTTCAGAGCAAATTATAAAGGCTAAGCCCTTGAACTTTGGCGAAAATATCAATTAAGCCTTTTCGTGAAAAACACACTCAATTACGCCCTCAAACTCTCCAATTGCATCAATTAAGCCATTTAACCAACGTTCAACGTctttaactgtaacacccctaacccgtatccgctgccagaacagggtttcggagcattactaccatttgcagatcacttaaaaaaaattttaaatacttaccgattcaatgcatcatataaataaatatattaccattcattcaacagtttggcacttgtataagcatcagacagcaacattgttagtatacttgcacatatctcatataaactcaacattgatatatctattttctcaacATATCGCACttaagtttaataatagtctcaacttacataatttccttgtatcagcatatcaaagataattatatatgtacatgtcatgaaacatatcatgctcttactgtttcttcataagcatatatcattcatttcattatatcaatatttcatgctccatcatttccatatattttatgtatatttattcggtaatagcttatatcttaacataaattatattccatgtacttatacttatttcgtttatctatcttcataattatttcatacaactattttgtacatatatttccatatgaccagttcttgtaaacattttacacaaccatttcatataatcattcgtcatctgatacatattacctgaatatcaattgttcaacagatatcataacgtctcccatccacggtcttatttatctttgacatgatgccatagtatctttcaactatggtcttactcattttctgtcatgttgccatggtatctttcaaccatggtcttattcatttcatatcaggttgccatggtatctttcaaccatggtcttacacatttcatatcaggctgtcatggtatctttcaaccatggtcttacacatttcatatcatagagtacactcccgcgaacctcatccttacagtgggattaccagtccaagctaaatcccctgtaatataaactcatagagtattgtcgggattaccagtccaggctaaattcagaccctaattcggattacccgtccgggctaaatccattttatgcgtattcttcgggagggctatatcagaataggatcacccgtccgggctagatcctttttaccgtcaattccttttcagagatccatcgaattttcttttccacgatcaagtctcatatttgagtcgtccggatctttataaataaatttgatcatcattttcattcatttcatattctaatgcatttaattaatgctctaggaaaaattaccattttgcccctaaacttttaattaatgatgatttcatccttagggtcaggaaaattaaattcttgcaatttaatccttatttccagctattattctcatatgtattgataacagtccatgaattctataaaatatcagaattttccataatttcaacacttttcaatttaatccctaaaacatgttttcccccgatcttgaactaaattaataatttcattcaattttgtaatttaaataataaaataatccatttcatgcagtttggtcatttctgacattttttacaaaattacccataaagttttacttttattcaatttagtccctgagcctaaaatatacaaattagccatgctagatgaatattcatacatatttttcctcctcctcctctccattccatatccttaatgtagataacacacttgtaagtaacattatccataatttttattatttacttttatgaatattcaagttgtctatctacgtcatagtcactaaattatttatatctggagctatagaactccaaattaagatcttataattttccctgaaactagacttatatatattcttaccataaaattttcagaatttttggtttagccaataagtacagtttattatttaaagttacccctgttctgctgtctgacagttttggccctttttcactaaaaattaattatctcctcgtacagaattcgaatgatgttcccatttgtttttattgaaaatatacttatttatgattctaaacatataaatttaagtccctaattatttttatccaattttttaggattttacaaagtcagaacaagggaacccaaaatcattctgaccttgtctcacaaaattcatcatatctcatgatttaaaattccattgcttacataatttcttctataagaaactagacttaataatctttaatttcatattttattaatcctataattagatttctacaatttttatgatttttgcaAAGTttgactactgctgctgtccaaaactgttttagtacaagatattaattaccatgttataacacccttattttctttttctacaccatttctcatcactttctcttattttctcttcactaacatagcaagaacataggaccttatgtaagaaaactcttctataacattatttccatcctttgtcaataataacaaacttaaaaaacatattgaaatcttgatatacttaccttattctattgatactaatctttaacttgattttctctctcctccagcttctatttcttgaatccaacttgatattctaactccccatgatctccttaacatttttctctcttagtagctatggaaattcttttgatttttaggtgaaaatggtgaatttttggtggaaggaccaaattgtaaagaaaagaaaatttctttcttttccttttcttctaacattggttgcatgcatggaaagatgatgaaaattcttcatctttccttccttttatactaaataattaataataaaatatctcattaaaataatatatatctaattaaataatcataaaatatcatcaacatcatcattactttctatatttctctctcttttaattgaccattttgccctttattatcttttaaaattctatcattgagtcatcatttaatttggctaaattgcaatttagtccctcatagttcttcacctattcaatttggtcctaattcatccattttccttagtttctagatcattccactcttaaaatatttacactatttgtccttcaactttttcatatttacactttaacccctcaaattttgagtatttactcttgtgcaagaaaacttttctcacttttataatttagtcctttcttgaattaatatatcataatatacttctcaatattgacataactcaaaattttcctttttgtcactttattttcttattttactatatcaaggataatatcttctgtaaaaattttcagggtattacattaACTGTTTACAACACTTACATGGTCGTTAACATTGTTAAAGTGGCAGTGCCACAGAGAATATAGACAGTAAGAATATAAAGACATGGTACATAGGGTTTTTTTACCATTGAGGTTGAAAAACGCTTTTTAACCCAAACATTGATTTTAAACCAAAAATTTGGGTAAACAATTAGTTTTGCAAACAAAATAttgattttaaattgaaattttaaaatttttggcttTTGAAAAATGCTTTTCAATAAAGTTATCTTTCTATCCCTTTAGGGacgaagccagaaaattttttcTGGGAAGGgtggaattaaattatatatttttacgatagtaaaaatgcaatttcatcattttaatagcttatatctttataatttttaaaagattaaattaaatttttatcattttgggggccaaagtgcaattttaccattttaatttaaaattttataaattataaataggcctaaatggaaaattttccattctaGGAGGGACTAAGGCCCCTACCAGCCCCCTGGCTTCACTACTAATCCCCTATTAAATCTTCTACTTTACGTGTCTAAATTGACgttttattttcttaaaagcaTTTTTTAACAATAATGATAAACACTATCAAACTTTTCACAATAATTTCAAAAAGCAATTTTCAACATAAGTGGTAAAGAAGCCCatagtaaaatgataaataaaacaCTTCAAATTGATGCACAAATGTCATGTCTGTAGAATACTCCATAAAGGGGTGAAAGGCAAATCTGACAAAACCACAATATAGGAAAAACTCATAAACAAACCACAGATGCatcacattgatcaatcatgcaatcgtaaaacaactaaaaatccgacaaaggcaagtgcacctatcaattaataagATAGCTATAGTGAGCAACGATATCGTTCTcatgaagactaaaagtactagtaattatcgtatttctattatttaaccgacaaattggagtgattgattaaaattaaaattaaaattaactaaattaattaactaaaaacacaacaaaaaacaaatcaggaaaataattgattaacaaccaagaagcaagacaatacccaggaaagaatccacctagacttcatctatcattatcaatctaaattacgcaatttcttcactaagtatcttgatccgtagaactcctaaattatgctaatatctctcttcaagacTAAAAGCAACTAATGCtatgttgattaattgaaatttctttctaattaaaactcctattaTCACATTACCTCTATCTATGGATTTCTCTGTTAGATTTGACTCAAATACAatagatttatgtcgccctatttctaggattgcatgcaactccactcaattacgctagatctactcttaaacagggtctattcctcctctgatttaaACACATCAAACATAGATCAATAAActagaaatatcaaaccaagaattaggcacacataattgagaacaagatccaagtatttattgcgtaaaaatagaaatcaaataacaaAATCTATCGTAGGATTCATCTCCCTGGGTATTTGGAAAATTAGTTCATAATAGCAAATAAAAACATCCCAAAATAGTATAACCACAAGAAACCAAAAAAActcataataaacttcaaagaaatcaaaagaagaTATTCAATCTTGATGGATCTGCTTCAAAGtcggcttcaatggtgttttcgaattgttttcttgagtattctaTGACGACTCTCTCCCATCTTcctatttttgtcatatataggtcTTAGAATGCCTGAAAAACCTAAAAAATGCGCTTTCCTGAAGGTTTGAAGTGTGATTCAGGATTTCCACACGATTtggcacatgaccgtgtggctCATGAAACTTGCTCCTATTTTTCGATTTTcgctccttttgctcccaaatgctctcctaagtatagaaatatgaatttaaaatattaggagcataaaattcaccattttaaacCGAATAGTCATCTAAAAACGTATTAAAAATGAtgctaaaatatgttacttttggtATTTATCAATCAAACCATTGAAAATTGTAATCATTAGACCAATCTAGTGATAAACTGTGGTCAACCAAGAAACTACTATCAAAAGCCCCCAAGAAAACCATTGCATTAATAATGTACAAAAGGTCAAGTCTCAGATGACCTACC harbors:
- the LOC108485665 gene encoding protein NODULATION SIGNALING PATHWAY 2-like — translated: MAMAIDNAFEVDFYSNSTTTSITDDSPACTWNHWGSPVVDWDSFSSDPDDFQDLIESMMDDGTGFELARVAHETSNSVSIDTMVVDEETNGDEDSKGLRLIHLLMAAAEALAGDNKSRELARVILVRLKELVSPNDGTNMERLAAYFTEALQGLLEGSGGGHGKHLITNGPHHHRDEHHHTDMLSAFQLLQDMSPYVKFGHFTANQAILEATTHDRRIHIVDYDVMEGIQWASLMQALVSRKDGPQAPHLRITAISRSGSGRRSIGTIQETGRRLVAFAASIGQPFSFHQCRLDSDETFRPSTLKLVRGEPLIINCMLHLPHFSYRAPDSVASFLSGAKTLNPRLVTLVEEEVGPIGDGGFVGRFMDSLHHYSAVYDSLEAGFPMQNRARGLVERVFLGPRIAGSLARIYRTGGEEESRGWSKWLATMGFKSVNISFANHCQAKLLLGLFNDGYRVEELANNRLVLGWKSRRLLSASIWTSPQ